One Pseudobutyrivibrio xylanivorans genomic window, GCTACAAGAACCAAATCCAGTGCAACATTCAACACAGATGAGAATAATAAGTACAACAATGGGTGATAACTATCTCCTACGGAACGCATTATGTTCATAAATACATTGTATAAAACAATAGTCGAAATGCCACCGAAGTATATATTGAAGTATGCATAAGAATATGGCAAAACCTCAGCTGGTGTATCAATTATGCGAAGCATAATAGGTACAAAAACAACGCCAATGATTGTGGCAACTACACAACAAATCAGAGCAAAAAGCACATTGCTGTGAATTGATTTGCGCACATTTTCATCATCACCAGCTCCAAAGTATCTGCTTATGATAATTCCACCGCCGGCACCCATTCCACCAAAAAAACCTACAATAAAAAAGCTCAAAGCTCCGCCTGAGCTAATAGCTGCAAAGGCATTGCTTTCAGCAAAGTTTCCAACGACCCATGCATCAGCTATATTGTACAGCTGCTGCAATAATTGGCCCATAAATAAAGGGATGCAAAATTTAAACATCCCCTTACCTATAGAACCATTTAATAAATCAATTGATTTACTATTCATTTTAATCCTCATCTAATACATGTATCTCGAGATAATCAAAAGGTACTTCATCCACAAAATTATCCTGTGTGAAGCGTGCCTTCCCGTGACGCTTGAACTCGCGGATAGTTGAGTCCAGCCAAACTGGCTTGCTAGTGTCAAACTCATAGCTTGCTTTATCCACCGCATTAAAAATCTTGTGGGTGCGAGTCTCCTCTGAATTATCTTCTACAACAAGGTCATGGAGAAGACGATTATCTTTCCACGATTTAAACCATATTCTCATGTCGTCTCCTCTGTCTGTGTGTTTCGTACATTAATATGCTGGCAGCCACCGATGCATTTAGCGACTCAAGCTTTCCCTCCATAGGAATTCGTAAATACGAACTAGCATGATCTGCAATCTCATCTGTAAGTCCATTACCCTCGTTTCCAATCATGAAGGCTGTAGGGCCAGTGTAGTCGAAGCTATCGTGGAACTTCTCGCCCCTCAGGTGAGCTGCATAAACTGAAACACCAAACTGTGACTTCAGCTGCTCAATTGTCTCACCCAAATCAGCTACCACAATATGAGGCATTCTGAAAATGCTTCCCATGGTAGAGCGAACCACCTTTGGAGAATAAATATCCACTGTGGTACCATTCATAATGATTCCAGTAGCTCCAGCACCCTCAGCGGTACGGACAATAGTACCCATATTACCAGGGTCCTGTAAAGATTCCAAAATCACAATGTGCGCAGGCTTTCCTGTGCCCTCTCCCAGCACATCTGAAAGAGTAAAATCCTGCATTTTTACCAACGCAAGAACTCCCTGAGGTGTGACTGTATCACTCATGGAATTAAAGACAGACTTCGCCACCTCTTCGATGACAATAGAAGGAGCCTTTGCCTTTATATCCTCCACAAAAGCGGCTCCCTCTGCCGAATCTGCAAAACCCTCTACGTAATAAACAGCATGAAGAAGCTCTGCAGGCACCTCTGCCACAGCGCGAATTCCCTCAACCACAAAAAGCCTTTGAGCTTTACGCTCTCTGGCTTTTTTGTTAAGTGCTATTATGTTTTTGATTTGATTATTCTGTGTACTTGTAATCATTGTTCAACGAATTGCAAATCTGATACTGATACTCATCAACGTCCTTGTGCATAGCAAGTGCCTCATCGATATCGAAATCAACGAACTCACCGTGACGGTAACCAACTACACGGTTTGTCTTGCCCTCGCAAAGAAGATCAACTGCCATAGCGCCCATTGTAGAAGCGTAAACACGGTCCTTACATGTTGGTGAACCACCACGCTGCATGTGACCAAGGATAGTAGCACGTGTCTCAATACCTGTAGCTGCCTCGATACGCTTAGCCATAGATGTTGAGTGGCCGATACCCTCTGCATTGATAATGATGTGGTGCTGCTTGCCCTTCTTACGTCCCTCGATGATGTGATTTACAAGCTTCTGCTCATCGTAATCATATCTCTCTGGAAGGAGAACATCCTCTGCACCGTTTGCAATACCGCACCAAAGGGCGATGTAACCTGCTCCACGACCCATAACCTCGATGATAGAGCAACGCTCGTGTGACGTAGATGTATCACGAACCTTATCGATAGCTTCCATAGCTGTATTTACAGCTGTATCGAAACCGATTGTGTACTCTGTACAAGCGATATCAAGATCGATAGTACCTGGAAGACCGATTGTGTTGATTCCGAACTTAGAAATCTTCTGAGCTCCCTTGAAAGAACCGTCACCACCGATAACAACAAGTCCATCGATACCTGCTTCTTTAGCCTTCATAGCTGCCTTCTCCTGGTATACAGGATCGAGCATCTCTAAACAACGTGCAGTCTGAAGAATAGTACCACCACGCTGAATAGTCTCTGAAACACTATGTGCGTTCATATCTATAATCTCGCCAGAAAGAAGTCCAGCGTAACCTCTTCTGATACCTTTAACTGTCTTGCCTCTAGCGATAGCCTGACGAACAACAGCACGAATAGCTGCGTTCATACCAGGTGCATCACCACCTGAGGTAAGCACACCAATTGTCTTAACTTGATCTGCCATTTAAAAATTCCTCCTAGATAATCCCTCTTCAAACAATCCGCATATATTTTAGCTTCTTTTGCAAACGTTTTCAATAAAAATAATAGAAAATACATGGTTTATTTATATTTCTGGAGATAATCCCTTTCTACCATCTCTTGCTCTTTGCAAATTCAACCTTGCCCGCTACTGTTCGAACATTGTCATCTCCGAATACTTCCTTTAGAACTGCAAGATTCTCGGATGTCGCAGCGAGGCACCAGTTAGCTGGCATAACCTTGATTTCCTTTTCCTGCTTGAAATAGATAACAAGAACGTCTTTTCCATCCATTTCCTTGATAATGCCTGCCAGCTTCTTTTCTGTTTCCTCATAGCCAGCCTTGCTTTCAAGCTGAATCCACACACGCTGCGGGCAATCATCAAAACTCTTTATATCCTGACAGATAAGCTTTGCATCCTTATCTTCCTCAACCTGTACGCGGCCCTTAACAAAGACCTTATTGCCATCATTTATAAGGATACGTGCCTGCTCATAGGAATTCGGAAATACGATAACCTCTACCGAACCGGTGACATCCTCCAGTGTGATGAATGCCATTGCCTTGCCCTGCTTGGTGAACTTTGTGGTAACGCCCATAATCATTCCACCAATGACTACTTCGGTGTCATCCTGAACAGTAGGCTTTCCTGTTTCCTCATCCACGGCAAATTCACTGGCGTGGTTTGTGACATTTTTATTCATGACCTCCATGTATTCGCCTAGCGGATGACCGCTTACATAGACACCCATGAGTTCCTTTTCAAAGCCCAGCTTCATTTCCTCGTCAAATTCTTCCACGACGGGCATTGAAATCTTCAAGTCCTCCTTCTGTTCATCACTTGCAAAGTCAAAGAGTGACATTTGACCTTCGATTTCGTTTTTCTTCCTATTATTAACTGAATCAAGAATCATCGGAAATACCATGCACTTCTGACGACGGTTCCCCTCTATAGTATCAAGTGCTCCAGCCTTAATCAGGTTCTCGATTGTGCGCTTGTTGGCGTCGTATTTAACGATTCGATTTATGAAATCCTCTAGGTCACGGTATAAGCCATTTAATTTTCTATCCTGGATAATACCAGCAATAGTGTTACTTCCAACAGACTTGATTGCTGACAGGCCATATCTAATCTTGCCATTATCAACGGCAAAATCTGCCTCTCCATAATTTACGTCAGGTGGCAGCAACTCGATTCCAGCTTCTCTGCAGGATGCTATATATTCCGCAATCTTCGTGCTGCTGTTAAGCACTGATGTCATAAGAGCAGCCATAAATTCCAACGGATAATATTTTTTTAAATATGCTGTCTGTACGGCAACGTAAGAATAGGCTGCCGCATGGCTCTTATTAAATCCATACTCAGCGAAAGGCATCAATTGATCAAACAGCCAGTTTGCATCTTCCTCTGAAATGCCATTCTTATCAAAGCATCCCTGAACGAAGGTTGGTCGCTCAGCAGCCAGCTTGTCTCTTTTTTTCTTACTCATCATTCGTCTTACATTGTCAGCTCGCCCCATGGTATAACCGGCACAGGTAGTCATAATCTGCATAACCTGCTCCTGATAAACAGGGAAACCATAAGTATCCTGTAAGACATCTCTAAGCAATGGGAATCGTTCGATGAATGGAGATTCCTTTCCTGTATTCTTACAATCAATAATATTAGGAATGAAATCCATTGGACCTGGACGATAAACAGCATTTGCCAATATCAAATCTCCAATTTGAGTTGGATTAAGCTGCTTCAAAAGATTTTTCATTCCCGCAGACTCAAACTGGAAGACGCCGTCAGTTTTTCCAGCCGCGAAGAGCTCCATTGCGCCCTTGTCATTGTAATCTATCTTGTGTAAATCTATTTTGATGCCGTGGTTTTTCTCCACCTGCTTAATGGTATCATTAATAACAGTAAGATTTCGAAGACCAAGGAAGTCCATCTTCAAAAGACCGATCTCTTCGATAACTTCCTTTTCGTACTGGGTTATGATTACGTCACCTTTTCCCAGTGCAAGTGGCATATACTCATCTGTTGGCTTTCCAGAAATAACAACGCCAGCTGCATGAACACCCGTGTTACGTGGCAATCCTTCAAGACTTTTACATATATCCAGAAGTTTTCTGATTTCGTCATCAGATTCATACATTGCCTTGAGTTCAGAACTATATTTAATTGCATTTGCTATGGTGACCTTCTCATCATTCGGAAGGACATCAGGAATCAACTTCTTTATGCTATTTGTATAAGGAATAGGAAGTCCCATTACACGTCCCACATCCTGAACAACGCTCTTTGGCTTCAACGTACCAAAGGTGACAATCTGTGTAACACACTCATCACCATATTTACGACGAACATAGTCAATAACCTCCTCGCGTCCCTCAGGGTCGAAGTCGGTATCTATATCAGGCATGGATACACGCTCTGGATTAAGGAATCTCTCAAAGACCAGATTGTATTTCATCGGATCTATGTCTGTGATTCCAGTAGTGTAACTGATAAGTGAACCAGCGGCAGAGCCACGGCCTGGTCCAACAGGAATATCATGTGTACGTGCATAATTTATGAAATCCCAAACAATAAGGAAGTATTCAATATATCCCATCTCCTTGATGGTATTTAGCTCGTAGGTGAGGCGTTCTTCATAAAGATGTGCATCATCTCCATAGCGCTCCTTCAAGCCATCAAAACACAGCTTGTTAAGATATGTCCATGCATTATATCCCTCTGGCACAGCAAAGGGTGGAAGACCTGCGATGTGGTATTCAATCTCTACATTACATCTGTCAGCAATTTCCTGAGTACGATATACTGCTTCCTTTGCATAAGGAAAAAGATCAAGCATTTCCTGCTCAGTCTTTACATAGAACTCCTCTGTCTCAAAGCGCATTCGGTCCGCATCGTCCATTTTAGCACCAGTCTGAATGCAAAGAAGAACGTCGTGACTGTAGGCATCCTCTTTATTTGTGTAGTGGCAGTCATTTGTGGCAACAAGTGGAATACCGGTCTCACTTGAAAGACGCATAAGCCCCTGATTAACATTCTTCTGTTCGACAATGCCATGGTCCTGCATCTCAAGAAAGTAATTATCTGTTCCAAACAAGTCTCTATATTTAACAGCTATTGCCTTTGCCTCATCGTACTGATTTCTCATCAATGCACGAGCAACCTCACCTGCAAGACAGGCAGAAAGGCAGATTATTCCCTCATGATATTTCTCTAAAATCTCAAAATCTACACGAGGCTTGTAATAGAATCCGTCAACAAATCCAGCTGAAACAATCTTTATAAGATTGTGATAGCCAACATTGTTTTCGGCAAGCAAAATAAGGTGATAATATCTATCGTCACCTTTTACCATTTCTCTATCAAAACGAGAGCCTGGTGCAACATATACCTCACAGCCTATGACTGGCTTCACCCCTTGGGCCATGCACTCGTCATAAAACTTTGTGACACCGTACATATTTCCATGATCAGTGATAGCGGCTGCCGTCATACCCTCAGCCTTGCACTTTGCAACATAACTCTTTATTTTATTGGAACCATCCAAGAGTGAATACTCCGTATGGGTGTGTAGATGTACAAAACTCATAACATACTCTCTTTCAAAAAAAATCACTACCACTATTGTATAGTGGTAGCGACTAAATCACAATGTATTATTTTGCATCCTTCAATGCGTACGCAATATTGATAGCGTGGTCAGCGCATCGCTCAAGGTCTGTAACCATATCTGAGAAGATAACGCCTGCGATAGGCTCGCATTTATTTTCCATAAGACGCTCAACGTGATGATTGATGAGCTGTTTCTCCTGCTTATCTACCTTTGACTCAAGCTTTTCAATCTTTGGAAGATTGTCGTAGTTCTCTGAAGTGAAAATATCGATAGCAAGTTCAACCTCTTCCATAGAATTATCTGCCATTTCCTTCAATTCCTTGGCAGCCTTCTTAGAAAGCTTTGTCTTTTTATTCTTCATGCGGGTAGCATACTCGATGATATTCTCTGCGTGGTCAGAAATACGCTCCATATCAGTAACTGCAATTGTGATTGCAGAGATACGTCGAAGATTTGCTGGTGATAAATTCAATGCCTGAAGCTTCACCATTGCATCCTGAATTGCATGATTTAGGATGTTAACAGTTTCTTCTCTCTCCTCAACATCCTCAACCTTCTCTGGCGAGTAGTCAAAGAAGCAATCTATAGCCTTTTCAAAATTCTCTGCTGCAATAGCGCCCATTCTGGCTGCCTCAAGCTGTGCCTGATGAATAGCCATGTTTGCTGGGACATTGCTAACCTGTGACATAAATACAAGCTTTCGATCCTCTGCTGCACGAGTCTCCTCTGGAAGCTCAGGTATAAACATATATGTGAGCTTAATAATCCAATCTGTGAATGGGAAGATGATGCAAACAGCTATGATAGCAAATACTGTATGTGTGTTAGCTATCTGACGTCCTGGATCAGCTGATGTAGACTGAATCCAACTCAAAAGTGGTGTCACATGGATAATGATAACAATGATTGCTGCTCTAATTACATTGAATAAAAGATTCAAAATAGCTGAACGCTTACCATTTCTGTTGGCTGTAAGTGACGCAAGAAGGTTTGGTGTAACAGAACCAATGGCTGCACCAATTACAAGATATACCGCAATGTCGTAATCCAAAATTCCCTGCACAACAAACGCCTGGAAAATAACTGTCGCAGATGATGAGCTCTGCAATAAAGCTGTAAATGCAATACCAAATAGCAAAGCAAGGAATGGATTGCGTAAAGTACTAAGGAAGTTAACAAACATTTCCGACTGTGAAAGTGGCGCTATCGCCGCCTTCATAATAGTAATACCCTGGAAGAGCATACCAAAGCCCATGATAACTGTACCGATATGCTTTACCAAATCCTTCTTAATGAAAAGGTACATTACCGCACCTGCAAAAAGAAATAGCGGTGTGAATGTAGCAATATTAAAGGCTGTAATCTGTGCTGTGACTGTGGTACCGATATTGGCACCAAGGATAACTCCAATAGCCTGTGCCAGGGTCATCATTCCAGAGTTAACGAAACCGATAACCATAACATCAGTAGCTGAAGAGCTCTGAACAAGGACTGTCATAAGAAGTCCAACAAGAACAGCTACTAATTTGTTTGTAGTAGCCTTCTCTAAGATAATTTGAAGATTATCACCGCAACTATTCTTAAGTCCAGTGGACATGATGGACATTCCAAAAAGGAACAAGCCCACTCCACCTAATAGTGATAATATTTCTGCAATTGTCATTTCATTCTCCTTCTACTCAGGGTCCCTCGAACAAATAATAAACCCTGTACTTTTCCTTCGTGAAAAGTAATTCTTTACTCTTTTTCTTTGTCCTTATGTATCATAACAGACTTCATAGGGAATGTCTAAGAAAATAATTGAGTCGTAAGCTTATTATTAGCATTTTCATCACATTCTATATATAAGCCTTAATAAATATACCATCTTCTCGGTATTCTTCTGAAATCAGCTCGCCATTTTCACGAATTTTCGCAATGCTTCCTGCCTCTGAGTATGGCACCAATTTCTCCACATACTGCTTACCGTCTCTGAGAAGTTCCGCTAAAATCTCTTTAACCCTGTCCAAACCTTTGCCAGTTTTTATAGATGTATGAACTGTGTAATCTGCCCTCAGGTCATGATAATCATGCTCGTCAGCCACCTTGTCCACCTTATTGAAGATAGTGACAACCGGTTTATCACACACTCCAAGCTTATCAAGTGTCTCGTATACTATTTCCATCTGACGGTCCATCTGAGGGTTGCTCACATCCACCACATGTATTATATAATCTGCATACTTTGCTTCCTCAAGTGTACTCTTGAAAGCATCTACAAGGTGATGTGGAAGCTTGCGAATAAAGCCAACTGTGTCTGTAAGAAGAATCTTCTGGTCGTTATCCAAAAGAAGCTCTCTCGTTGTAGGATCGAGTGTTGCAAATAATGCATCCCATTCTAAAATATCAGCATCTGTCATCTTATTTAAAAATGATGATTTGCCGGCATTAGTGTAGCCTACAATTGCTGCTACTGGCACGCCATTTCTCTGTCGCTTCGCTCTTGTAATTTCACGATGAGATACCACATCCGCAAGTTCTTTTTTAAGCTGAGTGATTCGTCCGGCAATAAGACGCTTATCCATCTCAAGCTTCTTCTCACCTGGGCCACGGGTACCAATGGCTCCACCGCCACCTGCTGCCGTACCACCCACACGAGACATATTTTTGCCAAAGCCTGTAAGACGTGTCATCTCGTAACGAAGCTGCGCCAGCTCTACCTGAATCTTTCCTTCGGCTGTACCAGCACGAGCTGCAAATATATCAAGGATAATCAGTGTCCTGTCCATTACCTTTGTATCAAGAGCATCTGCCAGATTTCGCATCTGAGCTGGTGTCAACTCGTCATCACAGACAATGCCTGTCGCGCCTGTCTCCCAGATTAAATCAGCTATCTCATCAACCTTTCCAGTGCCTACGTAGGTGCCAGGATTGCGACGCTCAAGGTTTTGCATAATTTCTCCAACAACCTCTGCTCCAGCAGTCTTGCAAAGATCCTTCAATTCATCAAGTGAATCTCTGGCCTCTACCTCGTCACCTTCATTCACTGCAACAAGTATTACTTTTTCTACTATCTTTTCTGTATTTACCATTTTATTTCCTATCTTCAAAACTATTCCATATTGATTGTAACATATCTAATCTCTGCAAAATAGTAATTTTCTATTGACTCGTTCTAATTGTTGTGGTACCTTTTTTTTGAAATTTAATAAACTGATTCGCTAGGGGCGCATTTTGCTGAGAGGTTTATACCGACCCTTATCACTTGAACTGGATAATACCAGCGTAAGGAAGCTATTTTAGATGATCTCCTAGCATATTGTATGAAGGGAGATTTTTTATTATGATCAATCACGTTTCTTCAAACGAAAAGTCAAAGGTTAGCTTTACAGCAAAGCAGCTTGCATTCTGTGCTGTTGCCATGGCTCTTGCCTTTGTTCTTTCTAACATCAAGGTTTTCAAGTTTCCTACAGGCGGTTCAATCACTGCATTTTCTATGCTGGTTGCATGCCTGCCAGGATTCTTTTTCGGTCCTCTTGTGGGCATCGTAACCGGCGTTGCCTACGGCCTATTAAATCTCATTGTAGATCCATATATATTATTTCCTGCGCAGGTAATCGTTGATTACATCCTTGCTTTCGGAGCTCTTGGCCTCTCAGGATTTTTTGCAAATAAGAAATTTGGCCTTATCAAAGGCTACATCGCCGCAGTTCTTGGCCGTTACGTATTTGCAGTAATCTCTGGCTGGATTTTCTTCGGAGAATGGGCTTGGGAAGGTTGGAGCCCACTTACTTATTCACTTGCGTACAATGCAATATACATCTTCGCCGAAGCTGCTGTTACACTTGTAGTTCTCTTCCTCCCACCTGTCCGTGATTTGATGGGAAGACTTAAGGATATGGCGACGAACTAATTCTAATAATCAAAAATGACTCTCTCCAAGGATTTCGTTTGAAGAGAGTCATTTTTCATTTTTATTATCTTTTGATTTTCCCGCTGCCCGTCTTCTCCAAGGGTTCACTTTGAATATCTTTCTTGTAAATCCTCTTAAAAATTGGCAATCTTTTATTCAAATCAGCAATATATGCAGCCACCAAGTCTTTCTTATCTTCATCTGCATAAATTCTTGTACAAATTCTATCCCCCTCTGCATAAACCTTACATTCATGGATAAATTCGCATTTATAAAGCTCGTTTTCAAGCTCCTCAGGACTAACATTTTCTCCACCGGAAAGGATAATCAAATTCTTCTTACGCCCTGTAATGTAGATATATCCATCCTCATCAATGTAGCCTAAGTCCCCCGTATGCAGCGCTCCGTCAATAACAGTCTTACTGGTTTCTACATCATTGTTGTGATAATATTTCATAATTGTAGGGCTTTTTATGCAAAGTTCGCCATCAATAAAGAAAACTTCTGTATTAGGTACTGTCCGTCCCACTGATTTCAAGTGATTCTTACAATCATAGTTGCAAGTGATGTTTCCACATGTTTCCGTCATACCGTAGAACTGTCCATACATTACTCCTTTATTTAATAAAGCTTCTATTGAATTAATATCCGGAGCTGCCCCTGCAGTAAGAATCAATTTTGCATGCCCCAATCGTTCCATGTGTCCTCTGGCTATTGCTTTCTTCCAGAGATTTAGCGTTGCAGGCGTTACAGCTGCACAGTCTATATTCTCATTTTCCAAATCAAAAAGGACATTACGTGGATTGCGACTAATATACATTGTACCGCCCATTTCCATTAGGGCAGCCCACGCTGTTATTCCAGCTATGTGATAAAATGGGAAATTAACATATGCATCTATATGCGAACTCACATCAATAGGTGCATATTCGTCTACAATTGTCTTTTGGAAACCAAACATATTCCCAACTGAAAGAACCACTCCTTTTGATTTCCCGGTTGTCCCAGATGTATAGATGATAAATAAATCTGAGTCTTTTTCCTCCGCTGAAAAATCACATAACTCCTTTATCCCACCTCTTTCACCAATCACTTCAGATAATGTTATCAAGGGAACTGACAAATCTTCATTATATATTTTGCCATTGTCAGTAATTACAAAGTCTGCCCCCGAATTACTAATTTCATAAAGAATATTGTCCTGACTTTCATAATAATTAACAGGAACCAGCACTGCTCTGCTGAATATAAGTGCCCCCATCAATACCATGTATTCATAGGATGAATCGCAATATGCAGCAATACGTTTGCCACTAATATCTCCTACTAATTGTTCTATATTGTAAGCACAAATTCCAACCTGAGCATAGTATTGTTCATAAGAGATATTGTAAGACTTATCGCCATCCAAAATACGATACGCAATCTTTGAGCCACACTTTTTTATATCTTCTAAAAAATGCACCATAATCTGAGCACCTCAAGTCATCGCTTACTTTCTATCACTTCAAGCATATCCTCTACTGTTCCAATCTCCAGCAATTCATCTTCATTAATTTTGACAGACAATTCCTTTTCAAGCTTGGAAACTATTGAAAGTACCTCAAGAGATGACAAATCCAAATCGTCAATAAAAGAACTATCTTTTTTTATTTCATCCTTTGGAATATCAGCAACATCCTCAATTATTTTTGCTAATATTTCAAATGTATTTTCCATCTATTTCACCTCCACAATTATCTGGAACTATTCCCAAATCTTACTTTACTAAAGATATTGCTTTTCGCCCAAACAAAAATATACGTAAGTCCAAATACAACTATAAATCTGACACCTATCACTATCAGATTTCTAAGCCAAACAGGTCCCTGCCAGTTATTAACAAAATCATACTGAAGGTAGACGCCTACTGCTGTTAATTCAATATTATGTATCAGCAAAACATATAGTGAATTTCTTCCAATACTTCGCAGACTGGTTGTAATTAAGCCTTTAGCTCTATTCAATCGCAAGAACCAATATATATTAGCAACAGCTACCAACGCCATTAAAAATATATACACAGGACCATAAGGATAATAACTAAGGGCCATATTAAATTCTGCTCCTAATGCTAATGTAGCAAGAAAAACCAACGCACAAATGAGGGTAACTGAAATACTTATCTTTTTGCTTATATCTGCTATGAAGTACTTTTTCTTTTTTGCAAAGTACCCTATACACATATATAAGGTTGCCACAAGACCTTGAGATATACACCACGGAGTTGTCGGTCCCTTACTAATAATCCAACCGATTATTGAAGCGATAACACAAGCCGCAAAAAGCTTTTCCCCCTCAAAGTAATTAAGAAACTGATTAAATACAACACTCCCTACAAACAATGCAACTAAAAACCACGCTACTCGGTTAGCTGGTATTTCATATCCAAATATTGCCAACGAATCTGACAATCCAAGTAATGACCCCAAGGCCAGTTTTATCGTCTCTTTGATTGTAGATTTAACTCCACCACCATATAACTCAAAATATGCTATTAGATGAACAATACACGTTAGTACAACAGTAATGCAATATGGTATCATTATGGACTTAAACT contains:
- a CDS encoding class I adenylate-forming enzyme family protein; this translates as MVHFLEDIKKCGSKIAYRILDGDKSYNISYEQYYAQVGICAYNIEQLVGDISGKRIAAYCDSSYEYMVLMGALIFSRAVLVPVNYYESQDNILYEISNSGADFVITDNGKIYNEDLSVPLITLSEVIGERGGIKELCDFSAEEKDSDLFIIYTSGTTGKSKGVVLSVGNMFGFQKTIVDEYAPIDVSSHIDAYVNFPFYHIAGITAWAALMEMGGTMYISRNPRNVLFDLENENIDCAAVTPATLNLWKKAIARGHMERLGHAKLILTAGAAPDINSIEALLNKGVMYGQFYGMTETCGNITCNYDCKNHLKSVGRTVPNTEVFFIDGELCIKSPTIMKYYHNNDVETSKTVIDGALHTGDLGYIDEDGYIYITGRKKNLIILSGGENVSPEELENELYKCEFIHECKVYAEGDRICTRIYADEDKKDLVAAYIADLNKRLPIFKRIYKKDIQSEPLEKTGSGKIKR
- a CDS encoding acyltransferase family protein, with the protein product MEMLILHQLSENKAKKYKEFCMFNKDIKIKNTLGMFDLYKGVIMVSILLSHCYGIFDNRDVFMTIAVVIFSLVGTACLPALFIMSGYGFRKTTFKKCVRHQFKSIMIPYCITVVLTCIVHLIAYFELYGGGVKSTIKETIKLALGSLLGLSDSLAIFGYEIPANRVAWFLVALFVGSVVFNQFLNYFEGEKLFAACVIASIIGWIISKGPTTPWCISQGLVATLYMCIGYFAKKKKYFIADISKKISISVTLICALVFLATLALGAEFNMALSYYPYGPVYIFLMALVAVANIYWFLRLNRAKGLITTSLRSIGRNSLYVLLIHNIELTAVGVYLQYDFVNNWQGPVWLRNLIVIGVRFIVVFGLTYIFVWAKSNIFSKVRFGNSSR
- a CDS encoding acyl carrier protein, with the protein product MENTFEILAKIIEDVADIPKDEIKKDSSFIDDLDLSSLEVLSIVSKLEKELSVKINEDELLEIGTVEDMLEVIESKR